A genomic window from Companilactobacillus alimentarius DSM 20249 includes:
- a CDS encoding PTS fructose transporter subunit IIC codes for MTTLIGVTKCPVGIAHTYMAAEKLEQAAKKMGYDKVKIETEGASGTENTLTREEIVNADAIVFGADVAVDDLERFDGQKVVFGDTTSAIKNAEELIKKYDNAPVFHIHESAGQKEEEKEESSKGQKNPLVKQLLNGVSHMIPFVVVGGLFMALSIAFGGHPTSAGMVIPKGTVWSAMNQVGNLGFTLMIPVLAGYIADAIAGRAALAPVMISALVSNSPDILGTKAGTGFLGAILIGFVGGYLVKWINTWKIPKDLRPIMPIFVIPLLGTAILSGAFIYLLGGPISWLMTALEEMLKSLSANPSTNIILGGIIGLMVSSDMGGPINKVAFLFGVASITANTPQIMGMVACCVAVPPLTVGISTLINGKKYSKDERAAALPAVLMGLIGITEGTIPSATANPKRVFPSILIGSAVAGAFGAIFKITDVVPHGGPIVGILGATNNLLLFFLAIIIGVAVGVAILTFLQNRAVRNGKANID; via the coding sequence ATGACTACTTTAATAGGTGTAACGAAATGTCCAGTAGGTATTGCACACACGTATATGGCTGCAGAAAAATTGGAACAAGCAGCCAAGAAGATGGGCTATGACAAAGTTAAGATTGAAACAGAGGGAGCCTCTGGAACTGAAAATACTTTAACCAGAGAAGAAATTGTTAATGCTGACGCTATTGTTTTTGGAGCAGACGTTGCTGTTGATGATCTAGAAAGATTTGACGGTCAAAAGGTAGTATTCGGTGATACTACTTCTGCTATAAAAAATGCTGAGGAACTTATCAAAAAATACGATAATGCACCAGTTTTCCATATTCATGAGAGTGCCGGTCAAAAAGAAGAAGAGAAAGAAGAATCTTCTAAGGGTCAAAAGAATCCGCTTGTTAAGCAATTATTAAATGGTGTTTCCCATATGATTCCATTCGTCGTTGTTGGTGGTTTATTTATGGCTTTATCAATTGCCTTTGGTGGTCACCCAACAAGTGCAGGCATGGTAATCCCTAAGGGAACCGTTTGGTCAGCGATGAACCAAGTTGGTAATTTAGGATTTACTTTGATGATTCCAGTTTTAGCCGGATATATTGCTGATGCTATTGCGGGAAGAGCAGCATTAGCTCCAGTCATGATCAGTGCGTTAGTTTCAAATAGTCCTGATATTTTGGGAACAAAAGCTGGAACCGGATTTTTAGGAGCTATCTTAATCGGTTTCGTTGGTGGTTATTTAGTAAAGTGGATCAATACTTGGAAGATTCCTAAGGATTTACGTCCAATTATGCCAATCTTTGTTATTCCACTTTTAGGTACAGCAATTTTATCAGGTGCATTTATTTATTTGCTAGGTGGACCAATTTCTTGGTTAATGACAGCGTTGGAAGAAATGTTGAAGTCATTGTCAGCAAATCCATCAACAAATATTATATTAGGTGGCATTATTGGATTAATGGTTTCTTCCGATATGGGTGGTCCTATTAATAAGGTTGCCTTCTTGTTCGGTGTTGCTTCAATCACAGCCAATACTCCTCAAATCATGGGAATGGTTGCTTGCTGTGTTGCCGTACCACCATTGACAGTAGGAATTTCTACATTGATTAATGGCAAAAAATATAGTAAAGATGAAAGAGCAGCTGCCTTGCCAGCCGTTTTGATGGGATTAATTGGTATTACTGAGGGAACAATTCCATCAGCTACAGCTAATCCTAAACGAGTATTCCCAAGTATCTTAATTGGAAGTGCTGTTGCAGGTGCGTTCGGAGCTATATTCAAGATTACTGATGTTGTACCACACGGTGGCCCAATCGTTGGTATTCTGGGTGCCACAAATAATTTATTGTTATTCTTCTTAGCTATAATCATTGGAGTAGCAGTAGGTGTTGCTATTTTGACATTCTTACAGAATAGAGCTGTCAGAAATGGTAAAGCTAATATAGATTAA
- a CDS encoding NCS2 family permease produces MFHLKEAKTNVRREILAGLTTFVSMAYILFVNPQVLGDSGMNKGSLFTATALTAVVGSVLMGVLANYPIAIAPGLGDNAFFSYSVVIAMGIPWQTAMAGVFVASLIFLVLSLMKIREVVINAIPKDLKLAVAAGLGIFIAFVGLQGGGLITASKSSLVAIGSFTNPTTLLTIAGLLVTAILMARKIPGAIFIGMVFTTVAGLVTKLIPAPAHIVSGIPSLKPTFGVGVTHIVDIKEPQLWAVVIIFLLVAFFDTAGTLIGLAEQVDVMQDKDGKMPRIGHALMADSISMVSGAVFGTTPPTAYVESSAGIAVGGRTGLTSITVGVLFALSMFFSPLLSVVTGNVTAPVLIIVGTLMAQSMRGIQWDRFEIALPAFLTIVGMPLTYNISYGIAFGFLVYPITMLAAGKRKEINPIMYGLFVVFVILLYIINILPKASLA; encoded by the coding sequence ATGTTTCACCTAAAAGAAGCTAAGACAAATGTACGACGGGAGATTTTGGCTGGTCTAACGACATTTGTTTCAATGGCTTATATTTTATTTGTTAATCCTCAGGTTTTGGGAGACTCAGGGATGAACAAAGGATCATTATTTACCGCTACAGCTTTGACTGCGGTAGTTGGTTCAGTTTTAATGGGAGTTTTGGCTAATTATCCAATTGCCATTGCTCCAGGTCTAGGAGACAATGCATTTTTTAGTTATTCAGTAGTCATTGCGATGGGAATTCCTTGGCAAACAGCGATGGCTGGAGTATTTGTTGCCAGTTTGATTTTCTTAGTGCTTTCATTGATGAAGATTCGTGAGGTCGTTATCAATGCTATCCCCAAAGATTTGAAATTAGCGGTTGCGGCTGGATTGGGTATTTTCATTGCCTTTGTTGGTTTGCAGGGTGGCGGATTGATTACCGCTAGTAAATCGTCACTGGTTGCTATTGGATCGTTTACTAATCCAACCACATTACTAACTATTGCTGGATTGTTAGTTACAGCAATTTTGATGGCACGAAAGATTCCTGGTGCAATTTTTATAGGAATGGTCTTTACGACAGTTGCTGGCTTAGTAACTAAATTAATTCCAGCACCAGCTCATATCGTCTCAGGAATACCTAGTTTGAAACCAACTTTTGGAGTAGGTGTGACACACATTGTTGATATTAAAGAGCCTCAATTGTGGGCAGTGGTCATTATCTTTCTACTAGTTGCTTTCTTTGATACGGCAGGTACTCTAATTGGATTGGCTGAACAAGTTGATGTCATGCAAGACAAAGATGGGAAAATGCCTAGAATTGGACATGCTTTGATGGCTGATTCAATTTCAATGGTCAGTGGGGCAGTCTTTGGAACTACTCCTCCAACAGCTTACGTTGAATCATCTGCTGGTATTGCCGTTGGTGGTAGAACCGGATTAACTTCAATTACCGTCGGAGTGTTGTTCGCATTATCAATGTTCTTCTCGCCATTATTGTCAGTTGTAACAGGTAACGTTACAGCACCAGTACTAATCATCGTTGGTACTTTGATGGCACAATCAATGCGGGGAATTCAATGGGATAGATTTGAAATTGCCTTACCAGCATTCTTAACGATTGTTGGGATGCCACTAACATATAATATTTCCTACGGAATTGCATTCGGATTCCTAGTTTATCCAATTACAATGTTAGCTGCAGGTAAGAGAAAAGAAATCAATCCGATTATGTACGGATTGTTCGTGGTTTTCGTTATCTTGCTATACATTATTAATATTTTGCCAAAAGCTAGTTTGGCTTAA
- a CDS encoding SLAP domain-containing protein codes for MNKKKIVLASTLAILLAPVALNTLPTTQTVHADTQLIGTIRRGGTIPVDSNDNFVESDILGNFSSWKLGQRITIGGNPYYEVATNEYVDATSMDITQNGKLLNPVSSEISYINHVETISNAKGASIIDDNNNSLGITLPKGSSWKVDRVRIFNGYPYYRVATNEWVKALDFNMADSIINDSHTVVIPNTHQPITLRTTTTLYNSNGVSLGITLPKGSSWKVAQEKTINGHQYYQVATDEWVLATEDQSTSIFQNGTVTATLSKPVQLYDTSTNSMTRTLPAGSAWKINSAVENSAGYFFAKVSNNEWIPLGSSIFTDNILQEELANSSTYEPYFAINLFK; via the coding sequence ATGAATAAGAAAAAAATTGTTCTAGCTTCTACTCTTGCCATTTTACTTGCTCCTGTTGCCTTAAATACTCTACCAACTACACAAACCGTTCATGCTGATACTCAATTGATTGGTACCATTAGGCGTGGTGGCACTATTCCTGTCGACAGTAATGATAATTTCGTCGAAAGTGATATCCTTGGTAATTTCTCTTCTTGGAAATTGGGACAAAGAATTACTATTGGTGGAAATCCCTATTACGAGGTTGCGACAAACGAATACGTTGATGCCACTTCAATGGACATCACTCAAAACGGTAAATTACTCAATCCAGTTTCAAGCGAAATTTCTTATATTAATCATGTGGAAACTATTAGTAATGCTAAGGGAGCATCAATTATCGATGACAACAACAACTCTTTAGGCATTACTTTACCAAAGGGTTCATCATGGAAAGTTGACCGTGTTAGAATTTTCAACGGTTATCCTTATTATCGTGTTGCTACCAACGAATGGGTCAAGGCGTTAGATTTCAATATGGCCGATTCAATCATTAATGACAGTCATACAGTTGTAATTCCTAATACTCATCAACCAATTACCCTACGCACCACTACCACGCTTTACAATAGTAATGGTGTCAGTTTAGGAATAACTCTACCAAAGGGCTCATCATGGAAAGTCGCTCAAGAAAAAACTATCAATGGACATCAATACTATCAAGTAGCTACTGACGAGTGGGTTTTAGCTACTGAAGATCAAAGCACTTCTATTTTTCAAAATGGTACCGTTACAGCTACCCTATCCAAACCTGTTCAATTGTACGATACTTCTACCAACTCTATGACCAGAACACTCCCTGCTGGATCAGCTTGGAAAATTAATTCTGCTGTAGAAAATAGTGCTGGCTACTTCTTTGCCAAAGTTTCTAATAATGAATGGATTCCATTAGGTAGTTCAATCTTCACTGATAATATCTTACAAGAGGAATTAGCTAACTCATCTACTTATGAACCTTACTTCGCAATTAATTTATTTAAATAG
- a CDS encoding AAA family ATPase — MARSFWDDDPFNDNMDEIFKRLMNQQNGDSQAKYYVNGHELTPEELAKYQEARTVGQNIPINSNNKQEKKGTILEKLGRNLTKEAQQGLLDPVIGRDKEIQETAEVLSRRTKNNPILVGDAGVGKTAVVEGLAQAIVKGDVPEAIKDKQIISIDLSSLEAGTQYRGSFEENIQNLLKEVKKAGNVVLFFDEIHQIIGAGSSGSDSGSKGLADIIKPALSRGEISIIGATTQDEYRNTIMKDAALARRFNDVTINEPSKEATVAILKGLRKAYENHHHVKLPDDVLKAAVDYSVQYIPQRSLPDKAIDLIDMTAAHLAAKNPVTDKVSLEKSLKQAEKDKETAAQKEDYEKAASLKKEIEKLQAKLNKGDEHQDEPVATINDIAASVQRLTGVPVSQMGASDIEHLKDMGKRLKSKVIGQNEAVDMVVRAIRRNRAGFDEGNRPIGSFLFVGPTGVGKTELVKQLAKDMFGSKDAIVRLDMSEYSDLTAVSKLIGTSAGYVGYEDNGNTLTEKVRRNPYSIVLLDEIEKANPQVLTLLLQVMDDGRLTDGQGNVVDFKNTIIIATSNAGFSDKGSQDKKLMDKLAPYFTPEFLNRFNGIVEFTHLSKTDLNQIVDLMLNDVNRNLAKKHLTLKITPEAKEWLIDEGYDEAMGARPLRRVIEQQIRDKVAEFYLDHIDVKNLQADLVDGTIKISEAK, encoded by the coding sequence ATGGCAAGATCATTTTGGGACGACGATCCATTTAACGATAATATGGACGAAATATTTAAAAGATTGATGAATCAGCAAAACGGCGATTCACAAGCTAAGTATTATGTGAACGGTCATGAGCTGACTCCAGAAGAATTGGCAAAATATCAAGAGGCAAGAACAGTAGGACAAAATATTCCAATTAACAGTAATAACAAACAAGAGAAAAAAGGTACCATTTTAGAAAAATTAGGTCGTAATTTAACTAAGGAAGCTCAACAGGGCTTACTTGATCCAGTTATTGGCCGTGATAAAGAGATTCAAGAAACAGCCGAAGTTTTAAGTCGGAGAACTAAGAATAATCCAATCTTAGTTGGTGATGCCGGTGTTGGTAAGACTGCGGTTGTTGAAGGTTTAGCCCAAGCAATTGTTAAAGGTGATGTACCGGAAGCAATCAAGGATAAACAGATTATTTCAATTGATCTTTCTTCATTGGAAGCCGGAACACAGTACCGTGGTTCATTTGAGGAAAACATCCAGAATTTATTGAAAGAAGTTAAAAAGGCTGGCAATGTAGTCTTGTTCTTCGATGAAATTCATCAAATTATTGGTGCTGGATCATCTGGTTCAGATTCCGGTAGCAAGGGCTTAGCTGATATTATCAAACCGGCTTTAAGTCGTGGCGAAATTTCTATTATCGGAGCAACGACTCAAGATGAGTATCGTAATACCATCATGAAAGATGCAGCTTTAGCTAGAAGATTCAACGATGTAACAATTAATGAGCCTAGCAAAGAAGCAACTGTAGCTATCTTGAAGGGATTGCGTAAGGCTTATGAGAATCATCATCATGTCAAATTACCAGATGATGTTTTGAAGGCAGCGGTCGATTATTCAGTTCAATATATTCCACAAAGATCATTACCTGACAAGGCGATTGATTTGATTGATATGACTGCAGCTCACTTAGCAGCGAAGAATCCTGTAACAGATAAAGTAAGCTTGGAAAAATCTTTGAAACAGGCTGAAAAGGATAAAGAAACTGCTGCTCAAAAAGAAGATTATGAAAAAGCAGCCAGTTTGAAGAAAGAAATTGAAAAACTTCAAGCCAAGTTAAACAAGGGGGATGAACATCAAGACGAACCAGTCGCAACAATAAATGACATTGCTGCCTCTGTTCAAAGATTGACTGGCGTTCCTGTTTCTCAAATGGGTGCTAGTGATATCGAACACTTAAAGGATATGGGCAAGCGGTTAAAGAGTAAGGTCATTGGTCAAAATGAAGCTGTCGATATGGTTGTTCGTGCTATCCGTCGTAACCGGGCTGGTTTTGATGAAGGCAATCGTCCAATTGGTAGTTTCCTATTCGTTGGACCTACTGGTGTTGGTAAAACAGAATTAGTAAAGCAACTAGCTAAAGATATGTTTGGCAGTAAGGACGCAATTGTTCGTTTGGATATGAGTGAGTATTCTGATTTAACAGCTGTATCTAAATTGATTGGTACTTCAGCTGGATACGTTGGCTATGAGGATAACGGCAACACTTTGACTGAAAAAGTCCGTCGTAATCCATATTCAATCGTGTTGCTAGATGAAATTGAAAAAGCTAATCCACAAGTTTTAACTTTGTTACTACAAGTAATGGATGATGGTCGTTTGACTGACGGTCAAGGTAACGTAGTCGACTTCAAGAATACGATCATTATTGCAACATCTAATGCTGGATTTAGTGATAAGGGCAGTCAAGATAAGAAGTTGATGGATAAACTAGCACCATACTTCACTCCTGAATTCTTGAACAGATTCAATGGGATTGTAGAATTTACCCATTTATCTAAGACTGACTTGAACCAAATCGTTGATTTGATGTTGAATGATGTAAATCGTAATTTGGCTAAGAAACATTTGACTTTGAAGATCACTCCAGAAGCCAAGGAATGGTTGATTGATGAAGGATATGATGAAGCTATGGGAGCAAGACCTTTGCGTCGGGTTATTGAACAACAGATTAGAGATAAAGTAGCTGAATTTTATCTTGATCATATTGATGTAAAGAATTTGCAAGCTGATTTAGTCGACGGCACTATCAAGATCTCTGAAGCTAAATAA
- a CDS encoding IS3 family transposase, with the protein MNDPVRNFKGRKKTQIVDQIRVEQESLPKAERYKIGDILKAIGLKKATYHDERKHIKNHVDKYKDIKTEILKITESGKCRGRLTYGYRRVQEGLIKLDIHIADAVARRLMNELNVQVNLYNRHKNGKYSSYKGTVGKVAHNILHQQFNETEPFKVLHTDVTQVRLRDNEWAYVSAITDEASKEVLAFQVSNSPNSKLIMDTLNELTTVIPKGSNPVIHSDQGWHYQLNYYTDRLSEDGFIQSMSRKGNCLDNAPIESFFHLFKTECLNGFPPCKDMKEFRKLSKEYVDWFNNRRISRKTKGMTPREYREHALSA; encoded by the coding sequence ATCAATGACCCTGTTCGGAACTTCAAAGGACGCAAAAAAACACAAATAGTTGATCAGATCAGGGTAGAACAAGAGTCTCTTCCAAAAGCAGAACGGTATAAGATAGGCGATATTCTTAAGGCCATTGGACTTAAAAAGGCCACTTACCATGATGAGCGTAAACATATCAAAAATCATGTAGATAAGTACAAAGATATAAAAACTGAAATATTAAAAATTACTGAAAGTGGAAAATGTCGTGGACGCCTAACCTACGGTTATCGTCGCGTACAAGAAGGATTAATTAAACTAGATATTCACATAGCAGATGCCGTAGCTCGTCGCTTGATGAATGAGTTAAATGTTCAAGTAAATCTTTATAATCGTCATAAAAATGGAAAGTATTCCTCATATAAAGGAACTGTTGGAAAGGTCGCACACAACATTTTACATCAACAGTTTAATGAAACTGAGCCCTTTAAAGTCCTGCATACAGATGTCACACAAGTTCGTTTAAGGGATAACGAATGGGCTTATGTTTCCGCAATTACCGACGAGGCAAGCAAAGAAGTTCTAGCGTTCCAAGTAAGTAATAGTCCCAATAGTAAATTAATTATGGATACATTAAATGAATTAACGACAGTTATACCTAAAGGAAGCAACCCAGTGATACATTCAGATCAAGGCTGGCATTATCAACTAAATTATTATACTGATAGGCTTTCTGAAGATGGATTTATACAGAGCATGTCTCGCAAAGGAAATTGTCTCGACAATGCGCCAATCGAAAGTTTCTTTCATCTATTCAAAACAGAATGTCTCAATGGATTTCCACCTTGTAAAGATATGAAAGAATTTAGGAAACTTTCTAAGGAGTACGTCGATTGGTTTAACAATCGACGCATCTCAAGAAAAACAAAAGGCATGACTCCCCGCGAATACAGGGAACATGCCTTATCAGCTTAA
- a CDS encoding PTS sugar transporter subunit IIA has product MSNDILNRNYIFTDISVSKSEKNLALDKIAELLAGPMNLSKDELLDGLLKREKEGTTGFTDGLAIPHATLQSLADPKVGVVTFDTPIEWDSLDGKGVRTAFVLLTPDNSKNNIHLKMLSQLSRNLMKEDFVKQIQDNLSNGDNLFKIVSSVVNNE; this is encoded by the coding sequence TTGAGTAACGATATTTTAAATCGAAATTATATTTTTACAGATATATCTGTAAGTAAATCTGAAAAGAATTTAGCTTTGGATAAAATAGCTGAATTACTAGCAGGGCCAATGAATTTATCAAAAGATGAATTACTAGATGGCCTTTTGAAACGTGAAAAAGAGGGTACCACAGGGTTTACTGATGGCTTGGCAATTCCTCATGCAACTTTACAATCATTGGCTGATCCTAAAGTTGGGGTTGTTACGTTCGATACACCAATCGAGTGGGATTCTTTGGATGGTAAAGGCGTTAGGACTGCTTTTGTCTTGTTAACACCAGACAACAGTAAAAACAATATTCATTTAAAGATGTTATCTCAATTATCTAGAAACTTAATGAAAGAAGATTTCGTTAAACAAATTCAGGATAATTTATCAAATGGTGATAATCTTTTCAAAATTGTTAGTTCAGTTGTTAATAATGAATAG
- a CDS encoding BglG family transcription antiterminator produces the protein MNISGIEIAISKYILNNEIVHYSDLEEEFQISKPTISKKLTDIDSFLNSSKVDIELIRGRNIGIYFTGNKKYLWELLSSNDEWHPITPKDRRMYILSSLLFRKNITTITNLTQELFVSQRTIENDLLWIRKFIADNNGRLINDSGILKLVMTRDYLYAFMIYVFHDYWGDNINQSDDKNVIFPPILKNFFNENDARRIFQFVDNFLEEHNFKTTEYEYTSLVIYLLIQYTLFSNSVGIIKISNLDTEFENFEEETLELARAFNNKFHYHFKNEQKNYLNNFMILIKSENDRKLSFDNESEISEIKDIIVGHDKSVNIYDGKFLEGLSKHISLSVKRIKFGMKIINPYTSDFKKSYPISFDEALKLFARINKKFNVVFNDDEVALMGMYFASLSERRGVVNKMVTATIVCNTGIGTSRFLEEKIHQEMSDIIMVDGIKVTHELSSEEINSDIIISTVPIRNVNKPYVYVSPFLNQEDKNKILNLIKKINQTKKENDILSKLIDPRLIIFTEEKDSNYKSALLKLIEQTIKYGYSDDELYDSAIIREKLSSTATDGMALPHGTTNHIKKPFIGIIKSKQGIDWLGESVHIAFFMGLKGIDATSMKNIYHQLNNIVENKKIISNLINCDDKKKFFTYL, from the coding sequence TTGAATATATCTGGTATAGAAATTGCCATTAGTAAATATATTTTGAATAACGAAATTGTTCATTATTCAGATTTGGAAGAAGAATTTCAGATTTCTAAGCCAACAATTTCTAAAAAACTCACCGATATTGATTCATTTCTTAATTCATCAAAAGTGGATATCGAATTAATCAGGGGTAGAAACATAGGTATTTATTTTACCGGTAACAAAAAGTACCTATGGGAACTCTTAAGCAGTAATGATGAGTGGCATCCAATCACGCCAAAAGATCGAAGAATGTATATTCTTTCATCTTTATTATTCAGGAAGAATATCACGACAATTACTAATCTTACACAGGAACTTTTTGTCAGTCAGAGAACAATTGAAAATGACTTGTTATGGATAAGAAAATTTATTGCTGACAATAATGGCAGACTGATCAACGATTCAGGAATCTTAAAATTAGTAATGACTCGAGATTATCTTTATGCGTTTATGATTTATGTCTTTCATGATTATTGGGGAGATAACATTAATCAAAGTGACGATAAGAATGTAATATTTCCTCCTATTCTCAAGAATTTCTTTAATGAGAATGATGCACGAAGAATCTTTCAATTTGTAGATAATTTTTTGGAAGAACATAATTTTAAAACGACCGAGTATGAATATACATCATTGGTCATTTATTTATTAATCCAATATACACTATTTAGCAATTCGGTCGGTATTATTAAAATTTCCAATTTAGATACTGAATTTGAAAATTTTGAAGAGGAAACACTTGAATTAGCAAGAGCCTTTAATAATAAATTTCACTACCATTTTAAAAATGAACAGAAGAATTATTTGAATAACTTTATGATTTTAATTAAATCTGAGAATGATAGGAAATTGTCTTTTGATAATGAAAGTGAAATATCTGAAATAAAAGATATTATCGTTGGACATGATAAATCAGTTAATATTTATGATGGTAAATTTTTGGAAGGGCTGAGCAAGCATATATCTTTGTCCGTTAAGAGAATCAAATTCGGAATGAAGATTATTAATCCTTACACTTCCGATTTTAAAAAATCATATCCAATCTCTTTTGATGAGGCCTTGAAGTTGTTTGCGAGAATAAATAAAAAATTTAACGTTGTTTTCAATGATGATGAAGTTGCGCTAATGGGCATGTATTTTGCTTCTCTTAGTGAAAGAAGAGGAGTAGTCAACAAAATGGTAACAGCTACGATCGTTTGTAATACCGGCATAGGAACATCAAGATTTCTTGAAGAAAAAATTCATCAGGAAATGTCCGACATCATTATGGTAGATGGAATTAAAGTGACGCATGAACTTTCTTCGGAAGAAATTAATTCAGATATTATAATCTCTACAGTTCCAATCCGAAATGTGAATAAACCTTATGTTTATGTATCACCATTTTTGAATCAAGAAGATAAGAATAAGATCTTAAATTTGATTAAAAAAATAAATCAAACAAAAAAAGAGAATGACATTTTAAGCAAGTTAATTGATCCCAGACTAATTATTTTTACAGAAGAAAAAGATAGTAATTATAAAAGTGCTCTTTTGAAACTAATAGAACAAACTATTAAATATGGTTATTCGGATGATGAGCTTTATGATTCAGCAATTATTCGAGAAAAATTATCTAGTACGGCTACAGATGGAATGGCATTGCCACATGGGACGACTAACCATATAAAGAAACCTTTTATAGGAATAATTAAATCTAAACAGGGCATTGATTGGCTTGGAGAAAGCGTACACATAGCATTTTTTATGGGTTTAAAAGGAATAGATGCTACTAGTATGAAGAATATTTATCACCAATTAAATAATATTGTTGAGAATAAAAAAATTATTTCAAATCTTATTAATTGTGATGATAAGAAGAAATTCTTTACTTATTTATAG